The following is a genomic window from Bacteroidia bacterium.
GCCAGTCCAATCGAAAATACGGGGGTCTTTAGTTCGTGTGTGAGATTATTGATAAAATCGTGGGTTACGGAATTGATATTGCCCTGCCAATAGAGATTGCGGATCAGCCAGGCCGAACTGACGATAATCAATATGAGGAAAATGAATGAAGGAATGGTCAGTACATTTAATTGTCGCAGCAGGTAGAGCGAGGGTTGGGTGATCTGGATATGAAGGAAATAGTGGTTGTGTGAAAAGGCGCTCAAATAGCCGTCAATCGCAGTTTTGTAGGTAAATCGCTGATCATTGGATTTATAACCTGTGGAACGTAAAAATACCCGGTTATTGGCGTCTGTGAGTTGATATTCGAAGTCGGCTTTTATTCCATTGATATCGAGATAATAACGCAAATAGTCGCCCAAAAAATAAGTAGCTGCATCCCGGAGACTGTCAACCGAAAGGGTAAAGTAAGTTGTATCCGCCGCAATAGCCGAGTTGAGAAGATAGGTCAGGCTGTTTTCTGTCACCAGATCCTGCTCAAGCACGTGAAGGGTGGTAGCCATTTTTTCATCAAATCTGATTTCTGCAAGCGAAAGGCTAATCCGAAGCAGCCGGTATTGGAAGATACCCAGTCCGACCAGACTGGCAAAAAGAATAAAAACAATGATATTTCTCATGTTGAGACAGACATTAACTTTTCATTAGCCAATTTAAACAATCGTTAACCCAACTGCTCAAATTCATTGTTTAGGTTTGTCTAAAAATCAACAATGATCACAAAACTAACTACTCTGCTACTTATCCTCACTGCTTTTTCACTCCGAATGAGCGGACAGGGCTGTGTGGCTATTCGCCACTTTTCTTCCTGCAACGGCAACAATCTCCAATCCAACCTGCTTACCAAAGGTGACTGGACGGTCGGGATGAACTACCGATATTTTAAATCTTTCCGCCACTTCCGCGGTACACATGAGGAACCGGACCGGATTACCAACAATACGGAGGTCATCAATCACGCCAACTCCTGGGATTTTAACGTTGCTTATGGTATCTCCCCTCAATGGTTTGCTTCTGCGACGTTGCCCTTCGTCATCAATGCCCGTTCGTCGCTATATGAGCATGGACGTAATGAACGCCACAGTTCCTTTTCCCGCGGCATCGCCGATGCGCGACTGGGCCTCGGCTACTGGCTGATCAATCCTGAAAAACACGCTAAAGGAAACATTGCCCTTGGCGTGGGCGTCAAGCTGCCTACCGGCAACTACAATGCTTCGGATATATTCTATAACGTGGGGCCTGATGGCACGCCACAGGTTCGGCCAGTGGATCAGTCTATTCAGCCCGGCGACGGCGGATTTGGAATTACAGCCGACTTCCAGCTTTATCAGCAACTGGCAGGCGGACTGTTTATGTACGCAGGGGGATTTTACCTTTCAAATCCCCGCGAAACCAATGGTATCCGCACCTTCCGGGAGACATTAAGTTCAGTTCTTACCAATGAAGCAATCATGTCCGTCCCTGACCAGTTTGCCCTTCGCGCCGGATTGTTGTTTACCCCAACAGCACAACCCGTAGGCTTCTCGCTCGGTGCACGCTATGAAGGCGTGCCCGTGCGAGACCTGATCGGTGGAAGCGAAGGATTTCGCAGACCGGGAGAAGTGATTTCTGTTGACCCGGGCATTAGCTATATGAAAAACAACTGGTCAGTGAATGTAGGCGTTCCCGTCGCACTGTACCGCAACCGTCCGCAGAGTGTGACCGATCTCGAAACTGAGTTGGCGACAGGAACTCCCCGCAATGGTGACGCTGCATTTGCCGACTATCTGATCAACTTCAGCTTTACCGTCAGAATCAATAACAAACATAATAGTAGTAGCATTCCCGGACTGGATGAGCTTCATTAGTCCGGATACATTCCCCAATGCCCTACCCCCTCCCGGTGTAGGGCATTTTTGTTGCCATGACGGTCATAAAGAGGACGTTGGCGTCGAGGGGGAGGCTGGCCTATGGCATTTCTCCTGACGCTCTTAGTACTTCGATCCTTAGAGATTCTGTTATCCGGAAGTTCGTTTTGTCAATAACCAGGAAGATATCCTTCACAGATTGGATCACACCGTTTTCCTTCGCTTTGACCAAT
Proteins encoded in this region:
- a CDS encoding HAMP domain-containing sensor histidine kinase codes for the protein MRNIIVFILFASLVGLGIFQYRLLRISLSLAEIRFDEKMATTLHVLEQDLVTENSLTYLLNSAIAADTTYFTLSVDSLRDAATYFLGDYLRYYLDINGIKADFEYQLTDANNRVFLRSTGYKSNDQRFTYKTAIDGYLSAFSHNHYFLHIQITQPSLYLLRQLNVLTIPSFIFLILIIVSSAWLIRNLYWQGNINSVTHDFINNLTHELKTPVFSIGLATKLLESKTNDGDLLKLVGMIRKDNEKLKTHIDKVLSLAFLENNQQVIQLQKTDMQPLMEEFAQTWKTKTEMSGGVFISKIETQNQWIMADESHFINALDNIMDNATKYSRSAPEISFEVRNEKHKLVISISDKGIGMDEKVIGQIFDKFYRVPEKENLHQVKGFGLGLSYVKHVIRAHKGTIDVQSQPGKGTTITVAVGYFE